A single region of the Lotus japonicus ecotype B-129 chromosome 4, LjGifu_v1.2 genome encodes:
- the LOC130715191 gene encoding histone H4: MSGRGKGGKGLGKGGAKRHRKVLRDNIQGITKPAIRRLARRGGVKRISGLIYEETRGVLKIFLENVIRDAVTYTEHARRKTVTAMDVVYALKRQGRTLYGFGG, translated from the coding sequence ATGTCAGGAAGAGGAAAGGGAGGCAAGGGTTTGGGCAAGGGAGGAGCTAAGCGTCACAGGAAGGTTCTGAGGGATAACATCCAGGGAATCACCAAGCCTGCGATTCGCCGTCTCGCAAGGCGTGGCGGTGTGAAGCGTATCAGCGGTCTCATCTATGAAGAAACTCGCGGtgttctcaagatcttcctCGAGAACGTTATTCGCGATGCTGTGACCTACACTGAGCACGCTCGCCGTAAGACTGTGACGGCGATGGATGTTGTTTACGCTCTCAAGAGGCAGGGCAGGACCCTCTATGGTTTCGGTGGTTAG
- the LOC130716289 gene encoding uncharacterized protein LOC130716289, whose amino-acid sequence MIDENNVLAKSFRKVRDYVMSNESSSFALRLFRKRGKDPRTYNLPTSDEIAALIVGDLENVEVGRDIIVKKNGVLTRIHETHTCFIPLQYPLIFPFGEDGWQEDIPLSGVSASLSSRLKPRVTLREFITFRIQERDLVHGNVVFCRRLFQQFLVDCYTMIESQRLSYVRNNQKIIRADFLNGLEEAMCRGETDPGQLGMRIVLPSSFVGGRRYMFDCCQDAMAICKRYGYPDLFITVTCNSAWKEIDRFVRQRNLRPDERPDICCRIFKMKLDHLIGTLKSGIIFGPLDAGMYTIEFQKRGLPHAHILLWLSKNNKLVTTSNIDKFISAEIPDPILHPRLNKVVSTYMLHGPCGSGFSKSPCMSNGKCTKFFPKNFQETTIIDDDGYPVYRRRDTGVYVEKKGLRMDNSYVVPYNPQLLMLYNGHINVEYCNKSNAIKYLFKYVSKGPDRVNIEISNQREDGAELEVKDEIKQYYDCRYLTPCEAVWRTFKYYIHVKWPAVKKVTFHLEEKQSICFKDSDNLEYIVKKASEKDTMFLAWMKANGLYEEGKSLTYAEFPSYFVFDEESHSWHPRKQGYSIGRLQYIPHGIGELYYLRILLTRQKGCTSWESICTIEDVVYPSFHDACYALGLLADDREFIDAIVEANELASGIQLRRFFVMLLTTNTMSKPEFVWEKSWRILSDGILYERRKKLGIPDLHISDADLRNLCLVELDKLLHLNGRSLKDYSCLPFPDLFEECQYENKFVADELNYNKVEMASLHESLIDSLTEEQHQIYNVIMKAVMDKTGGLFFLYGSGGTGKTYLWNTLSAGIRSKGLIVLNVASSGIASLLLPGGRTAHSRFSIPISIKDTSTCNVSLGSLKAELLKKTNLIIWDEAPMLNKFCFEALDRTLNDIMKSNSTLPNDMPFGGKVVVLGGDFRQILPVIQKGSRYDIVDASINSSYLWKQCRVLLLTKNMRLLKSEVSAESNDIKIFSEWLLELGDGKLNRSGDGESTIEILDDLLILDYENPLQRLIDFAYPDILHNLEIKNYNFFEERAILAPTLESVEAVNNQLLSKIPGAMKDYYSCDSTCKSDEDTEIEAEWFTSEFLNNIKCSGIPNHKLSLKVGVPVMLLRNIDQAGGLCNGTRMIVKALGKNVIVANVVSGKQLGKDVLISRMDLVPTDSGLPFKFVRRQFPISLCFAMTINKSQGQTLSHVGLYLPKPVFTHGQLYVALSRVKSRKGLKILILDEDGSISKVTRNIVYKEVFDNI is encoded by the exons ATGATTGATGAGAATAACGTGCTAGCTAAGTCATTTCGTAAGGTACGAGATTATGTAATGTCAAATGAATCATCATCATTTGCCTTGCGTCTATTTCGGAAAAGAGGTAAAGACCCTCGAACATATAATTTGCCTACATCTGATGAGATTGCAGCCCTAATTGTAGGGGATCTTGAAAATGTTGAAGTTGGTAGGGAtattatagttaaaaaaaatggtGTCCTAACAAGGATCCATGAAACTCATACCTGCTTTATTCCATTACAATATCCATTGATATTTCCTTTTGGTGAAGATGGTTGGCAAGAAGATATTCCGTTAAGTGGTGTGTCGGCATCTCTTAGTTCTCGATTGAAACCTCGGGTCACATTACGAGAATTTATAACCTTTAGGATTCAAGAAAGGGATCTTGTGCATGGGAATGTTGTCTTTTGTAGAAGGCTTTTCCAACAGTTTTTGGTAGATTGTTATACCATGATAGAATCTCAGAGGCTATCATATGTCCGCAACAATCAAAAAATAATTAGAGCTGATTTCCTTAATGGGTTGGAAGAAGCAATGTGTAGAGGAGAAACAGACCCAGGTCAATTAGGAATGCGTATTGTATTGCCGTCCTCATTTGTTGGTGGACGTCGCTATATGTTTGATTGTTGTCAAGACGCAATGGCTATTTGTAAGCGTTATGGTTATCCTGATCTCTTCATAACTGTTACATGCAATTCTGCATGGAAAGAAATTGATAGATTTGTTCGTCAGAGGAATTTAAGGCCAGATGAAAGGCCAGATATATGTTGTCGAATCTTCAAGATGAAGCTGGACCATTTAATTGGAACTTTGAAGAGTGGCATTATATTTGGTCCTTTAGATGCAG GTATGTACACAATTGAGTTCCAAAAAAGAGGGTTGCCACATGCACATATTCTCCTATGGCTTTCGAAGAACAACAAGTTAGTAACAACCTCTAATATTGATAAATTCATTTCAGCAGAAATTCCTGATCCTATTCTACATCCTAGATTGAACAAGGTTGTGTCTACTTATATGTTACATGGTCCATGTGGCTCTGGTTTTTCAAAATCTCCTTGCATGTCAAATGGGAAATGTACCAAGTTCTTCCCAAAGAATTTTCAGGAAACTACTAtaattgatgatgatggttATCCTGTGTACAGAAGGAGAGATACTGGAGTGTATGTTGAGAAGAAAGGTCTTCGAATGGACAATAGTTATGTTGTTCCTTATAACCCTCAACTACTTATGTTATATAATGGTCATATCAACGTGGAATATTGCAACAAATCTAATGCAATCAAGTATCTCTTCAAGTATGTTAGTAAAGGTCCTGATCGTGTTAATATTGAAATAAGCAATCAGAGAGAAGATGGGGCAGAACTTGAGGTAAAAGATGAAATTaaacaatattatgattgtaGATATCTTACCCCATGTGAGGCTGTTTGGAGGACTTTCAAATATTATATTCATGTGAAGTGGCCAGCTGTCAAGAAAGTTACTTTCCACCTTGAGGAGAAACAAAGTATTTGCTTCAAAGATAGTGATAATTTGGAGTATATTGTTAAAAAAGCATCTGAAAAAGACACAATGTTCTTAGCTTGGATGAAAGCTAATGGTTTATATGAAGAGGGAAAATCACTAACTTATGCTGAATTTCCTTCATATTTTGTTTTTGATGAGGAATCTCATTCATGGCATCCAAGGAAGCAAGGATATTCTATTGGAAGACTCCAATATATCCCTCACGGGATTGGGGAGCTTTATTATTTGAGGATCCTCCTAACTCGGCAGAAAGGATGTACTTCATGGGAAAGCATTTGTACTATTGAAGATGTTGTGTATCCTTCTTTTCATGATGCATGTTATGCACTAGGATTGTTAGCAGATGATCGAGAATTTATAGATGCTATTGTTGAAGCAAATGAGTTAGCTTCAG GCATACAGCTTCGAAGATTCTTTGTGATGTTGCTCACAACAAACACTATGAGCAAACCCGAATTTGTGTGGGAAAAATCATGGCGGATTTTGTCAGATGGAATTTTGTATGAAAGGCGAAAAAAGCTAGGCATACCGG atCTGCACATAAGTGACGCAGATTTACGAAATCTTTGCTTGGTAGAATTGGACAAATTACTTCACTTGAACGGACGGTCTCTAAAAGACTATTCTTGCCTACCTTTTCCAGATCTATTTGAGGAGTGCCAGTATGAGAACAAATTCGTTGCTGATGAATTGAATTATAATAAAGTTGAAATGGCCAGTTTGCACGAATCACTCATAGATTCATTGACTGAAGAACAACATCAAATATACAATGTTATAATGAAAGCAGTCATGGATAAAACTGGAGGACTATTTTTTCTATATGGCTCTGGTGGTACCGGCAAAACATATTTGTGGAATACCTTATCTGCTGGTATAAGGTCAAAAGGGTTGATTGTTTTGAATGTTGCTTCAAGTGGAATTGCTTCTTTACTTCTCCCTGGTGGAAGGACAGCTCATTCCAGGTTTtctattcctatttctattAAAGATACCTCAACTTGCAATGTTTCGTTAGGTTCTTTGAAAGCTGAGCTATTAAAGAAAACTAATTTGATCATttgggatgaagctccaatgttgaataaattttgttttgaaGCATTGGATAGGACTTTAAATGACATAATGAAGTCCAATTCAACTTTACCCAATGATATGCCATTTGGTGGTAAAGTTGTTGTTCTTGGTGGAGATTTCAGACAAATATTACCAGTTATTCAGAAAGGTAGTCGTTATGATATAGTAGATGCCTCTATCAATTCTTCTTATCTTTGGAAACAATGTCGTGTTCTTCTATTGACAAAGAATATGAGGCTACTTAAATCTGAAGTTTCTGCAGAATCCAATGACATTAAAATTTTTTCTGAATGGCTCTTGGAACTTGGTGATGGAAAGTTAAATAGATCTGGAGATGGGGAATCTACCATTGAGATTCTCGATGATCTTTTGATTCTTGATTATGAAAATCCATTACAAAGGTTGATTGATTTCGCCTATCCTGATATATTGCACAACTTAGAAATTAAAAACTACAATTTTTTTGAAGAAAGAGCTATTTTGGCACCAACCTTAGAAAGCGTAGAAGCAGTTAACAATCAACTTCTTTCCAAAATTCCTGGGGCTATGAAAGATTATTATAGTTGTGATAGTACTTGCaagtcagatgaagacactgagaTTGAAGCTGAATGGTTTACCAGTGAATTTTTGAATAACATCAAATGTTCTGGCATACCGAATCAtaaattgagtttgaaagtgGGTGTGCCTGTTATGTTGTTGCGTAACATTGACCAAGCTGGAGGACTTTGCAATGGCACTCGAATGATTGTAAAGGCATTGGGGAAAAATGTTATTGTTGCTAATGTAGTTAGTGGAAAACAACTTGGGAAGGATGTTTTAATATCTAGAATGGATTTAGTTCCAACTGACTCTGGTTTGCCTTTCAAGTTTGTAAGGAGACAATTTCCTATTtctttatgttttgcaatgactattaacaaaagtcaaggtCAGACTCTTTCGCATGTGGGATTGTATTTGCCTAAACCAGTATTCACTCATGGGCAGTTATATGTTGCATTATCGAGGGTGAAATCAAGAAAAGGATTAAAAATcttgattttggatgaagatgGTTCCATTTCAAAGGTTACTAGAAATATAGTATACAAAGAGGTGTTTGATAATATATGA
- the LOC130713212 gene encoding uncharacterized protein LOC130713212, translated as MNVVFHDVSELHSGKEKWRIMVKVIRMWYSQGFASSKLPLSLEVVLMDSKGTKIHASIKKTLMYKFDKLLVDGNVYSLSSFVVVDSFGEYKTTRHNYKISFMFNTEVRALDKNPMDIFPYSFVSFAEILSPAFDTTFLVDVIGILTGVGVEREIVTNGKKSKMNVLEIESAGLRIECAVFGVYVDELNNFLGGGDINNPVVIVHFAKVKSFQGHNSLQNVHGATKILYDPDVPMVAVMKTRFLESSESGSWSLSQLSESKSVSGEDEFLVPNFRKTIAEMKDLKNDCICVVYGIICPMEDGVEWWYTACRCNRKVYADEKMYFCEGCNRHVIAVYPRLYVDPYFVFTIEVLAFCFLCSAFKSDRYRLQLVVEDATGTANFVLFDKEASLLVGKSCTEMVDASEKVVDV; from the exons ATGAATGTTGTATTCCATGATGTGTCTGAGTTGCATTCTGGGAAGGAGAAGTGGAGAATTATGGTCAAGGTCATTCGGATGTGGTATAGCCAAGGCTTCGCCAGTTCCAAGCTTCCTCTGTCACTTGAGGTGGTTCTGATGGATTCTAAG GGTACCAAAATCCATGCCTCCATCAAGAAGACATTGATGTACAAGTTTGATAAGTTATTGGTGGATGGCAACGTTTACAGTCTTTCGTCGTTTGTTGTAGTCGATAGTTTTGGGGAGTACAAAACCACCCGTCACAATTACAAGATCAGCTTCATGTTTAATACTGAAGTGCGTGCTTTGGATAAGAACCCTATGGATATTTTTCCTTACTCATTTGTGTCTTTCGCTGAGATTTTGTCTCCCGCCTTTGATACAACATTTTTAGTGG ATGTAATTGGCATACTAACTGGGGTTGGTGTTGAGAGGGAGATTGTCACAAATGGGAAGAAATCAAAAATGAATGTTTTGGAAATAGAATCTGCAGG TTTGAGGATTGAGTGTGCTGTGTTTGGAGTATATGTTGATGAACTCAACAATTTCCTTGGAGGCGGTGATATCAATAACCCTGTTGTAATTGTGCACTTTGCCAAAGTTAAATCATTTCAGGGGCACAACAGTTTACAAAATGTCCACGGTGCTACTAAGATTTTGTATGATCCAGATGTTCCTATGGTCGCTGTTATGAAGACAAG GTTTCTTGAATCCAGTGAGAGTGGTTCTTGGTCACTTAGCCAGTTGTCTGAATCTAAATCTGTTTCTGGGGAGGATGAATTTTTGGTCCCAAATTTTCGTAAGACAATCGCAGAAATGAAGGATCTGAAGAAT GATTGTATCTGTGTTGTGTATGGTATAATTTGCCCCATGGAAGATGGTGTTGAATGGTGGTATACTGCATGTCGATGTAACAGAAAGGTGTATGCTGATGAAAAGATGTATTTTTGTGAGGGCTGCAACCGCCATGTTATCGCTGTCTATCCTAGGTTGTATGTCGATCCTTACTTTGTATTTACCATTGAAGTATTAGcgttttgttttttatgttctGCTTTCAAATCTGATAGGTATCGTCTTCAGTTAGTGGTAGAAGATGCCACTGGCACTGCTAATTTTGTCCTTTTTGATAAGGAAGCATCACTGTTGGTGGGTAAATCTTGCACTGAAATGGTTGACGCAAGTGAGAAGGTTGTTGATGTTTAA